A single Cottoperca gobio chromosome 5, fCotGob3.1, whole genome shotgun sequence DNA region contains:
- the vamp3 gene encoding vesicle-associated membrane protein 3, whose translation MSAAGPEGAGAGSGNRRLQQTQAQVDEVVDIMRVNVDKVLERDQKLSELDDRADALQAGASQFETSAAKLKRKYWWKNCKMWAILIAVIVIIIIIIIIWNYS comes from the exons GTCAGCAGCCGGTCCAGAAGGTGCTGGCGCAGGGTCAGGCAACAGGCGCTTGCAGCAGACCCAGGCCCAGGTGGATGAG gtggtggATATTATGCGTGTTAATGTGGACAAAGTGCTGGAACGTGACCAGAAGCTGTCTGAACTGGACGACCGAGCAGACGCACTGCAGGCTGGAGCCTCCCAGTTTGAAACCAGCGCTGCTAAGCTGAAAAGGAAGTACTGGTGGAAGAACTGCAAG ATGTGGGCCATCCTGATAGCTGTCATtgtgatcatcatcatcatcattataa TTTGGAATTACTCCTAA